From a region of the Sporosarcina ureilytica genome:
- a CDS encoding NAD-dependent malic enzyme produces MESAEFMRNLIVETPSSPGNFAKVALAIGSLEGDIGDIQTIKIGTLSTIRDVSIHCKDEEHLISIVEAINQIGDGITVHAVTDDVLQAHEGGKVHMKSRMEIRSLGDLRRVYTPGVANVCEMIKEDPEQANYFTGISNSVAIVTDGTAILGLGDIGPVAGMPVMEGKSVLFDQFADISGVPILLSTTDPDEIVQTVKNIYQGFGGILLEDIGSPHCFEVEERLKKELPIPVMHDDQHGTAVVTLASIISACRQAGVKLSDSVVGQIGLGAAGLAISRMLMAYGVKGVLGIDRDDAACQRLVEHGGTIAKSLEELMETCDIVVATTGVAGLIKPEMVRKGQVILALSNPNAEIEPAVALKAGAAFAADGRLVNNILGFPGIFRGALNAQAKEITYPMLIAAALAIVDSTKSGDLVPHPLDPTVHENVAAAVERVASESL; encoded by the coding sequence ATGGAATCAGCAGAATTCATGCGCAATCTTATCGTCGAGACACCTTCTTCGCCTGGTAACTTTGCTAAAGTTGCTTTAGCGATTGGCTCACTTGAAGGAGATATTGGCGATATTCAAACGATAAAAATTGGAACATTGTCTACAATCCGTGATGTATCAATTCATTGTAAGGACGAAGAACATCTTATCTCTATCGTTGAGGCGATCAACCAAATTGGAGATGGCATTACTGTCCATGCAGTTACAGACGATGTATTGCAAGCACATGAGGGCGGAAAAGTTCATATGAAGAGTCGTATGGAAATTCGCTCTCTCGGCGATTTGCGTCGGGTTTATACGCCTGGGGTCGCGAACGTATGTGAGATGATTAAAGAAGATCCTGAACAAGCAAATTACTTTACAGGTATCTCCAATTCAGTTGCCATCGTGACAGATGGGACGGCGATTTTAGGTCTTGGTGATATTGGACCTGTTGCTGGAATGCCTGTCATGGAAGGGAAGTCCGTGTTATTCGATCAGTTCGCAGACATTAGCGGTGTCCCCATTTTATTAAGTACGACGGATCCAGATGAGATTGTCCAAACGGTGAAAAATATTTACCAAGGTTTCGGTGGTATTTTACTGGAAGATATCGGGTCCCCCCATTGTTTTGAAGTTGAAGAACGATTGAAAAAAGAATTGCCAATCCCAGTCATGCATGACGACCAGCATGGAACAGCTGTTGTCACCCTCGCGTCTATCATTTCTGCCTGTAGACAAGCAGGTGTTAAATTATCGGACTCTGTCGTTGGACAAATCGGTTTAGGAGCAGCGGGATTAGCGATTAGCCGAATGCTCATGGCCTATGGTGTGAAAGGGGTACTCGGCATTGACAGAGACGATGCTGCTTGCCAACGTCTTGTAGAACACGGAGGTACGATCGCAAAGTCGTTAGAAGAACTTATGGAGACATGTGATATTGTCGTCGCCACTACGGGTGTAGCGGGACTTATTAAGCCTGAAATGGTGCGGAAAGGACAAGTTATTTTAGCACTTTCAAATCCAAATGCAGAAATTGAACCAGCAGTTGCTTTAAAAGCGGGTGCTGCATTTGCAGCAGATGGTCGTCTTGTTAATAACATCCTTGGGTTTCCGGGAATTTTTCGCGGTGCACTCAATGCACAGGCGAAGGAAATTACATACCCTATGCTAATTGCTGCCGCCCTTGCGATTGTCGATAGCACGAAATCGGGAGATCTTGTGCCACATCCACTAGATCCAACTGTCCACGAAAATGTAGCTGCGGCGGTTGAACGGGTTGCTTCAGAAAGTCTATAA
- the brnQ gene encoding branched-chain amino acid transport system II carrier protein, which yields MLFALFLGAGNIIFPPALGQMAGNNLVIAMLGFLITGVGLPLVAVLAIANSNTGESGGLQSIASRVHPAFGVVFTMIIYMAIGPFFGIPRTATVSYEIGIVPFLTNNVADSSWPLLLFTIVFFTITVALALNPAKLVDRIGKILTPILFIIIGALVIKSLITPMGSIQEAHGDYAIQPFFRSFVEGYLTMDVIAALVFGIIIINALKVEGITKKGPAFKATIIAGIIAAVGLTLVYVSLGYIGATSVDAIGLQDNGGAILALASKYLYGSAGTTILALTIIFACLTTSIGLVSACAQYFEETFPQLSYKVYVFLFAGFSTIIGNFGLTQLIQISIPVLMMVYPLAIVLMMMSFIDKSFGRKPIVYILALLGTAVISVFDGLKVADIDVKPVTSILSHLPLYEQQIGWLLPAIVGALIGIIISQFTPERKHG from the coding sequence ATGCTCTTCGCGCTATTTTTAGGCGCCGGAAATATAATATTTCCACCGGCTCTTGGTCAAATGGCCGGGAACAACTTAGTTATCGCGATGCTCGGATTTTTAATTACAGGGGTTGGCCTACCGCTTGTAGCCGTACTTGCCATTGCAAATTCAAACACAGGAGAAAGCGGAGGACTTCAGTCGATTGCGAGTCGTGTACATCCAGCTTTTGGTGTTGTTTTTACAATGATTATTTATATGGCAATAGGTCCGTTTTTCGGCATTCCAAGGACTGCAACGGTCTCTTATGAAATCGGAATCGTTCCGTTTCTAACAAATAATGTAGCTGATTCAAGTTGGCCGCTTCTGTTGTTTACAATTGTATTCTTTACAATTACTGTTGCACTTGCATTAAATCCAGCTAAGTTAGTGGACAGAATTGGCAAAATCTTAACACCAATCTTATTTATCATAATTGGTGCTCTGGTCATAAAAAGTTTAATCACTCCGATGGGGAGTATCCAAGAAGCACATGGGGATTATGCAATTCAACCATTCTTCCGAAGCTTTGTAGAAGGTTATTTGACAATGGATGTAATCGCGGCACTCGTTTTCGGAATAATTATAATAAACGCCCTAAAGGTGGAAGGTATAACAAAAAAAGGACCTGCTTTTAAAGCAACCATTATTGCCGGGATTATCGCTGCAGTTGGGTTGACACTTGTTTATGTTTCCCTTGGCTATATCGGCGCAACAAGCGTAGATGCGATTGGATTACAAGATAATGGCGGGGCAATTTTAGCGCTTGCTTCTAAATACTTGTACGGAAGTGCGGGCACTACTATTCTAGCTTTAACGATTATTTTTGCTTGTTTAACCACTTCAATTGGGCTCGTATCAGCATGCGCCCAATACTTTGAAGAAACATTTCCACAACTGTCGTACAAAGTATACGTATTCCTCTTTGCAGGGTTCAGTACGATCATTGGAAATTTTGGTTTAACACAGCTGATCCAAATTTCTATCCCAGTCTTAATGATGGTCTATCCATTGGCGATTGTATTAATGATGATGTCATTCATCGATAAATCATTTGGCAGAAAACCAATCGTCTATATTTTAGCATTATTAGGCACTGCAGTAATTAGCGTTTTCGATGGATTAAAAGTGGCAGATATTGATGTAAAACCTGTCACGTCGATCCTTTCACACTTACCACTTTATGAACAGCAAATTGGTTGGCTACTTCCAGCGATTGTTGGTGCACTTATCGGAATCATCATTAGCCAATTCACGCCAGAACGGAAACATGGATGA
- a CDS encoding SulP family inorganic anion transporter, with translation MFKDNRFQHYNAASFRKDLIAGITVGIVAIPLGMAFAIASGVKPEYGIYTTIIAGFLVALLGGSRYQIAGPTGAFIPILLAIVLQYGYEELLIAGFLAGIFLVIMSFVGVSNLIHFVPKSVTIGFTTGIAVIIFTGQFGNFFGLTGLQRHEFFHEDMIGIVKQFHTVNLYSILIAIIGLVVIFILPKIAPRVPVLLVALLIPTLASIAIFPGKVETIGTTFGGIPNSLPAFRFPEITLSKIVTLWTPALVIAALGAIESLLSAVVADSMKAEGTENHSSKRELFGQGIANIVTPLFGGIPATGAIARTATNIRSGAVSPVSGVIQSLFVLAFLLLLAPYAAYIPLAAMAPILMFVAWNMSARKAFSHILSLRSGDTIVLLTTFLLTIFVNLTVAVQVGILIAVISFIRKMINKLHLKVEKLSDVEIIKFGHGDETSLKKYSLDGPLFFGTAKSFEDAYPVILSDDIKSIIIDMEHVSVIDATGEAVLFDLIDDAKESGIRVIMKSLPKDKMILFKKGGLYEKIGKDNFFL, from the coding sequence TTGTTCAAGGATAATCGCTTTCAACATTATAATGCGGCAAGCTTTCGTAAAGATTTAATTGCGGGTATTACGGTTGGGATTGTAGCGATTCCACTAGGGATGGCTTTTGCAATTGCGTCTGGCGTAAAACCTGAGTATGGAATTTACACGACCATCATCGCGGGATTTCTCGTAGCCCTTCTTGGTGGTTCACGCTATCAAATTGCCGGACCAACAGGCGCATTTATCCCAATTTTACTTGCCATCGTACTACAATACGGTTATGAAGAACTGTTAATCGCAGGTTTTCTGGCCGGAATATTCCTTGTCATCATGAGTTTTGTAGGCGTTAGCAATTTAATCCACTTTGTTCCAAAATCGGTGACAATCGGATTTACAACTGGGATTGCTGTTATTATTTTTACTGGACAGTTTGGAAATTTCTTTGGTTTGACAGGGCTTCAACGACATGAATTTTTCCACGAAGACATGATAGGAATCGTTAAACAGTTTCACACTGTAAATTTGTATAGTATTTTAATTGCTATTATTGGACTGGTGGTCATTTTTATTTTACCTAAAATTGCACCTCGAGTTCCTGTCCTACTTGTTGCACTTCTAATTCCGACACTTGCATCTATCGCAATTTTCCCTGGAAAAGTGGAGACAATTGGTACTACTTTTGGAGGTATTCCTAATTCACTTCCTGCTTTTCGCTTTCCAGAAATAACATTATCCAAAATTGTTACCCTATGGACGCCAGCCCTTGTGATCGCAGCATTAGGGGCTATTGAATCTCTTCTATCCGCAGTTGTTGCAGATAGCATGAAAGCTGAGGGAACCGAAAACCATAGCTCTAAACGAGAACTTTTCGGGCAAGGTATCGCAAATATTGTCACGCCATTATTTGGAGGAATTCCCGCCACAGGAGCAATCGCACGTACGGCGACGAATATTCGTTCAGGTGCGGTCAGTCCTGTTTCTGGAGTTATACAAAGTCTTTTTGTACTTGCATTCCTTCTTCTTCTTGCGCCATACGCGGCTTATATTCCCCTTGCAGCAATGGCACCTATTTTAATGTTCGTCGCCTGGAATATGAGTGCACGAAAAGCATTTTCACATATTCTTTCTTTACGATCCGGCGATACGATCGTTTTGTTAACTACTTTTCTATTAACGATTTTCGTTAATTTAACAGTTGCGGTTCAAGTTGGGATTTTAATTGCAGTCATTTCATTTATCCGAAAAATGATTAATAAACTTCATTTGAAAGTTGAAAAACTTTCGGATGTCGAGATTATCAAATTCGGTCATGGCGATGAAACATCCCTAAAAAAATACAGCCTTGATGGGCCTTTATTTTTCGGTACCGCGAAGTCTTTCGAGGACGCCTACCCAGTCATTTTATCAGACGATATAAAAAGCATCATCATCGACATGGAACACGTTTCTGTCATTGACGCTACAGGAGAAGCTGTACTTTTTGATTTAATCGACGATGCAAAAGAATCTGGTATTCGTGTGATAATGAAAAGCCTACCAAAAGATAAAATGATTTTATTCAAGAAAGGCGGACTTTACGAGAAGATTGGAAAAGACAACTTCTTTTTGTGA
- the murJ gene encoding murein biosynthesis integral membrane protein MurJ, protein MHKLIKIIGTVAVINIVARLLGFLREVAIGYKYGTSTMADAIAVAYTIPNFIYLVVGGALTTAFISVYHSSDSDKNYFVRKAFTSVLVTVLTIVVLIILLTDPILHVFFSELNPDNNRIVRNLFLWMMPSTIFLVLSTWMSGLLNLNGLFTLSSVAILIYNLLFVLIGFTFTSVFGPLSYGIGAFVAAVVMGGFLYVGLRKSQPYSFKPLFTKSPDVIRMWRIALPILLGGASLQFYFIIHRIVAAGLEPGVISSVNYASKLTGFPQAIMMTAVTTVIYPLLSKKEGEGDDKTIRSLYRKGMVYLVSLLVPVTVIAYIFAEPLVTLVFGYGNFTQESIDQTVPIFKVFALSMFFLASNTYITRFYYAKGNSVIPVLFSIINVFVVNLIVIYSLLGSFGASAIAYGTVFSSASNFVMLFIYAKMKWRL, encoded by the coding sequence GTGCATAAATTAATAAAGATTATCGGGACTGTCGCGGTGATTAATATTGTTGCACGGTTACTTGGTTTTTTAAGAGAAGTTGCAATCGGATATAAGTATGGCACATCCACAATGGCTGATGCGATAGCTGTTGCTTATACAATCCCAAACTTTATCTATTTGGTAGTAGGAGGGGCGCTAACTACAGCCTTTATATCTGTGTATCATTCTTCTGATTCCGATAAAAACTATTTTGTAAGAAAAGCATTTACATCGGTATTGGTAACTGTACTTACAATAGTAGTTTTAATAATATTATTGACTGATCCGATATTACATGTATTCTTCAGTGAACTAAATCCGGATAATAATAGAATCGTCCGCAACTTATTTTTATGGATGATGCCTTCTACAATTTTTCTTGTATTATCCACATGGATGAGCGGATTACTAAATCTAAATGGCTTATTCACGCTTTCGAGTGTGGCCATCCTCATATATAATTTATTATTTGTCTTGATTGGGTTCACTTTTACTAGTGTATTTGGTCCATTATCTTATGGGATAGGCGCTTTTGTAGCTGCGGTAGTTATGGGGGGATTTTTATATGTGGGTTTGCGTAAATCTCAACCGTATTCATTTAAACCGTTATTTACAAAATCTCCTGATGTCATAAGAATGTGGCGAATCGCATTACCGATTTTACTCGGCGGTGCTTCTTTACAATTTTATTTTATTATTCATCGAATTGTAGCTGCCGGACTTGAGCCAGGGGTTATATCATCTGTCAATTATGCATCCAAACTGACTGGTTTCCCGCAAGCTATTATGATGACCGCAGTTACAACAGTCATTTATCCGCTTCTAAGCAAGAAGGAGGGAGAGGGGGACGATAAAACAATCCGAAGTTTATATAGAAAAGGAATGGTTTATCTCGTCTCATTGCTAGTTCCTGTGACGGTGATTGCTTACATTTTTGCGGAGCCTCTTGTTACGCTCGTTTTTGGTTATGGGAATTTTACGCAAGAATCAATTGACCAAACGGTACCTATTTTTAAAGTGTTTGCCTTATCGATGTTTTTCCTTGCATCAAACACGTATATTACGAGATTCTATTATGCGAAAGGTAATTCCGTTATTCCTGTTTTATTTAGTATTATTAACGTATTTGTTGTGAACCTCATCGTTATCTACTCTTTATTAGGTTCGTTTGGTGCGTCTGCGATTGCTTATGGAACTGTCTTTAGTTCGGCTTCTAATTTTGTCATGCTTTTTATTTATGCGAAAATGAAGTGGAGACTGTAA
- a CDS encoding glycosyltransferase: MKKIIVFSNMYPTKNHPTFGIFVKNQVNQLKEAGVNLEVIAIDEPGKGKVLTLKKYFSWFMRSMKYLVQNNKNISMTHAHYAFPTGVISLIGKRIFKIPYAVTVHGGDIDKMAGKHSSIQKMTRKILQGAEAVIVVGEQLKQDVITRFGVSKENVEVLSMGVDTKVFKKYTQSEVRNLLGIHDDGEIILFVGNVIREKGVAELIQAYAKLRDRFPNSSLYILGSQRNDTFIKELGSMIQAQDLSNVHFIKPIQQEGVAKWMAAANVLALPSYHEGFGLVALEAMATGTPVVGSDVGGLSYLLQDGTGVLVRPKEVESLADGLEEVLIDENNVFKKDKMKAMVKKHSTETILQRLLTIYSRVGR; the protein is encoded by the coding sequence ATGAAAAAGATTATCGTATTTAGCAATATGTATCCAACGAAAAATCATCCGACGTTTGGGATATTCGTAAAAAACCAAGTGAATCAGCTAAAAGAAGCAGGAGTAAACCTTGAAGTGATTGCAATCGATGAACCTGGAAAGGGGAAAGTATTAACATTAAAGAAATATTTTTCTTGGTTCATGCGTTCAATGAAATATTTAGTGCAAAATAACAAGAATATATCAATGACTCATGCCCATTATGCTTTTCCAACAGGTGTTATTTCATTAATTGGGAAAAGAATATTCAAAATTCCTTATGCTGTTACGGTTCACGGCGGAGATATAGATAAAATGGCTGGTAAGCATTCAAGCATTCAAAAAATGACACGAAAAATCTTACAGGGAGCAGAAGCGGTTATCGTGGTCGGTGAACAGCTAAAACAAGATGTGATTACACGATTCGGTGTAAGTAAAGAAAATGTTGAAGTTTTAAGTATGGGTGTTGATACGAAGGTTTTTAAAAAGTACACGCAGTCAGAAGTGAGAAATTTACTTGGTATTCATGATGATGGGGAAATAATTCTATTTGTGGGAAATGTGATTCGCGAGAAAGGAGTCGCCGAACTCATTCAAGCGTATGCTAAGTTAAGAGATAGGTTTCCGAATAGTTCATTATATATTTTAGGTTCACAGCGGAACGACACATTTATCAAAGAATTGGGCTCGATGATTCAAGCGCAAGATCTTTCGAATGTTCATTTTATAAAGCCAATCCAACAAGAAGGGGTAGCTAAATGGATGGCGGCGGCAAATGTGCTCGCATTACCTTCTTACCATGAAGGGTTTGGGCTCGTTGCACTAGAAGCAATGGCGACTGGAACGCCCGTTGTCGGTTCAGATGTCGGTGGATTATCTTATTTATTACAAGATGGGACAGGTGTTCTGGTCCGTCCGAAAGAAGTAGAGTCATTAGCAGACGGCCTAGAAGAAGTGTTGATAGATGAAAATAATGTTTTTAAAAAAGATAAAATGAAAGCGATGGTAAAGAAGCATTCTACAGAAACGATTTTACAAAGATTGCTTACGATTTATAGTCGTGTGGGACGCTAA
- a CDS encoding M20 family metallopeptidase, with amino-acid sequence MKNYLERQEEEMLTLLEKLVNIDSGSMNKAGVDKVGQILLEEYEKLGFQVDVIPQEVQGNHLVIRHKKATTPTIMAVAHMDTVFKEGTVAERPFTIHEGRAYGPGVIDMKGSHVLLLFALKAIREKNSKTLENIEIILTSDEEVGSHTSRELIESLTEHKTYALIMEPARQDGSLVTARRGVGEYSLHVTGKAAHSGVQPQAGSSAIEELAQKIIKLHKLTNHAEGITINVGVIEGGTTVNTVAPSAVAHVDVRIDKIEQANWIERQIATICATPDVEGTTIELKGGIERPPMVKNEQTIALLEKIQEVGRNLGIDVKDMATGGGSDASFTSAKGIATIDGLGPIGGHAHSEEEYLEIASLTERALLLACTIQKLTDEA; translated from the coding sequence ATGAAAAATTATCTGGAACGTCAGGAAGAAGAAATGCTAACTTTACTTGAAAAGCTAGTAAATATCGATAGTGGATCAATGAATAAGGCGGGCGTTGATAAAGTCGGGCAAATTTTATTAGAGGAATACGAAAAGTTGGGGTTCCAAGTTGACGTCATTCCACAAGAAGTTCAAGGTAATCACTTAGTTATCCGTCATAAAAAAGCAACAACACCTACAATTATGGCGGTAGCCCATATGGATACCGTTTTTAAGGAAGGGACAGTAGCAGAAAGACCTTTTACGATTCATGAAGGACGTGCTTATGGACCCGGAGTGATTGATATGAAAGGTAGCCATGTGTTACTACTATTTGCATTGAAAGCGATACGTGAAAAAAATAGTAAAACCCTTGAAAATATAGAAATCATTTTAACGAGTGATGAAGAAGTAGGTTCACATACATCGAGAGAACTAATTGAAAGTCTTACCGAGCATAAAACGTATGCGTTAATTATGGAACCTGCGAGACAAGATGGTTCACTTGTTACAGCACGTCGGGGAGTCGGTGAATATTCATTACACGTCACCGGGAAAGCTGCACATTCAGGTGTTCAGCCACAAGCGGGCAGTAGTGCAATAGAGGAGTTGGCCCAAAAAATCATCAAATTACATAAGCTCACAAACCACGCAGAAGGCATTACGATAAATGTGGGTGTGATAGAAGGTGGTACGACAGTAAATACAGTTGCTCCTTCCGCGGTTGCTCATGTAGATGTGCGCATCGATAAAATTGAACAAGCTAACTGGATTGAGCGGCAAATCGCAACTATCTGTGCAACGCCGGATGTTGAAGGCACGACAATCGAGTTAAAAGGTGGAATTGAACGACCACCGATGGTTAAAAATGAACAAACAATCGCACTACTAGAAAAAATTCAGGAAGTAGGGCGTAATCTGGGTATTGACGTTAAAGACATGGCAACTGGTGGCGGTTCTGATGCTTCATTTACGTCTGCCAAAGGAATTGCGACGATCGATGGGCTTGGACCAATTGGCGGACATGCACATAGTGAAGAGGAATATTTAGAAATCGCAAGCCTAACAGAACGAGCTCTTTTATTAGCTTGCACAATTCAAAAGTTAACGGATGAAGCGTAG
- a CDS encoding sporulation histidine kinase inhibitor Sda, whose product MKNMSDELLIDTYFKAIELNLHPYFINLLKAEIHYRSLAHKIDDSQPLEQTAL is encoded by the coding sequence ATGAAGAACATGTCAGATGAATTGTTAATCGACACATACTTCAAAGCGATAGAATTAAATTTACATCCTTATTTTATTAATTTATTAAAAGCCGAAATTCATTACAGATCTTTAGCACATAAAATAGATGACTCACAACCTTTAGAGCAGACTGCCTTGTAA
- a CDS encoding Cof-type HAD-IIB family hydrolase, translating to MTKKLIMFDIDGTILDHESKVPASTKEAIQLLKEKGHEVAIATGRAPYFINELRALLEIDSFVCFNGQYVEIDNEVIYKNPTSKEYLKNLFHFSSEKEHPLVYMSAEKMKSTVEMDRVMEGCFASINIDTSHIHVNSSYFDEIEIYQTLLFCQEHEEAAYRKSMKDLNFIRWHQNSVDVLPMGGSKAMGIERFMEHTGFSKENVYAFGDNFNDVEMLQFVGHGVAMGNAPEQVKQVARYVTNDVGENGIAHGLEMVGLL from the coding sequence ATGACTAAAAAACTAATTATGTTTGATATTGATGGAACAATTTTAGATCATGAAAGTAAAGTGCCGGCATCAACGAAGGAAGCGATACAATTATTAAAAGAAAAAGGGCATGAAGTAGCCATTGCGACGGGGCGTGCACCTTATTTCATAAACGAACTAAGAGCGTTATTAGAGATTGACTCTTTTGTTTGTTTTAATGGTCAATATGTTGAAATAGATAATGAGGTCATTTACAAGAATCCAACTTCAAAAGAATATTTAAAGAATCTTTTTCATTTCTCATCTGAAAAGGAACATCCACTCGTTTATATGAGTGCAGAGAAAATGAAGTCAACTGTAGAAATGGATCGAGTTATGGAAGGTTGCTTTGCGTCAATAAATATTGACACGAGCCATATCCATGTGAATAGTAGCTATTTTGATGAAATAGAAATTTATCAAACATTGTTGTTTTGTCAGGAACACGAAGAAGCGGCATATCGCAAGTCTATGAAAGATTTGAACTTTATCCGCTGGCACCAAAATTCAGTAGATGTCCTTCCGATGGGCGGTTCAAAGGCGATGGGGATTGAACGATTTATGGAGCATACAGGATTTTCAAAAGAAAATGTCTATGCATTTGGAGACAATTTTAATGACGTAGAAATGCTTCAATTTGTTGGTCATGGTGTGGCAATGGGGAATGCCCCAGAGCAAGTGAAACAGGTTGCGAGATACGTCACGAATGATGTAGGTGAAAACGGTATCGCACATGGTTTAGAAATGGTTGGATTACTTTAA
- the ptsP gene encoding phosphoenolpyruvate--protein phosphotransferase: MSLLQGIAASSGIAIAKAYRLVEPDLSFTKQTIEDVAAETARFEAAMATSISELEAIQIVAEKELGAEEAAIFTAHILVLNDPELINPIKDKINSEKVNAEQALKETTDMFISMFEAMDNEYMQERAADIRDVTKRIMSHLLGVKIVNPSTISEEVIIIAEDLTPSDTAQLNRNFVKAFATDIGGRTSHSAIMARSLEIPAVVGTQQATKQIQDGDILIVDGLTGKLHINPTDEVVAEYEAEQQKFEAQKAEWAKLVNEKTMTVDGEHVELAANIGTPEDLVGVKNNGGEGVGLYRTEFLYMGRDQLPTEDEQFEAYKKVLEGMEGKPVVVRTLDIGGDKELPYLQLPEEMNPFLGFRAIRLCLEEQEIFRTQLRALLRASTFGNLKIMFPMIATLDEFRQAKAILEEEKEALVSAGEKVSEAIEVGIMVEIPSTAVQADQFAKEVDFFSIGTNDLIQYTMAADRMNERVSYLYQPYNPAILRLVKMVIDASHREGKWTGMCGEMAGDELAIPLLLGMGLDEFSMSATSILQARSQIRGLKKSDMAALAEEALQMGTAEEVVQAVKEKLSLISQ; encoded by the coding sequence ATGAGTTTATTACAAGGGATTGCTGCCTCAAGCGGTATTGCGATTGCTAAAGCATACCGCCTCGTAGAGCCAGATTTATCTTTTACGAAACAAACGATTGAAGATGTAGCCGCGGAAACAGCAAGATTTGAAGCTGCGATGGCAACTTCAATTAGTGAATTAGAAGCAATTCAAATAGTTGCTGAAAAGGAGCTAGGTGCTGAAGAAGCTGCAATCTTCACTGCCCATATTTTAGTATTAAATGACCCAGAACTTATTAACCCGATTAAAGATAAAATTAATTCTGAGAAGGTAAATGCAGAGCAGGCATTAAAAGAAACAACGGACATGTTTATTTCCATGTTTGAAGCAATGGATAATGAGTATATGCAGGAGCGTGCAGCGGATATCCGTGATGTCACAAAGCGAATCATGTCACATCTGCTCGGTGTAAAAATCGTGAATCCTAGTACGATTTCAGAAGAAGTGATTATTATCGCTGAAGATTTAACGCCTTCTGATACAGCACAGCTAAACCGTAATTTCGTCAAAGCTTTTGCAACAGATATTGGCGGACGGACATCTCACTCAGCAATTATGGCGCGTTCTTTAGAAATTCCAGCTGTCGTTGGAACACAACAAGCGACCAAACAAATTCAAGACGGCGATATTTTGATTGTTGATGGATTAACAGGAAAATTACATATTAACCCAACTGATGAAGTAGTCGCTGAATACGAGGCGGAGCAACAAAAGTTTGAAGCACAAAAAGCAGAGTGGGCAAAGCTTGTGAATGAAAAAACAATGACAGTTGACGGTGAACATGTTGAGTTAGCTGCAAACATTGGTACGCCAGAAGACTTAGTAGGTGTCAAGAATAACGGCGGGGAAGGCGTTGGACTTTACCGTACAGAGTTTTTATACATGGGACGCGACCAATTGCCGACTGAAGATGAGCAATTTGAAGCGTATAAAAAAGTGTTAGAAGGTATGGAAGGGAAGCCTGTTGTCGTAAGAACGTTGGATATCGGCGGCGATAAAGAACTTCCTTACTTACAACTTCCGGAAGAAATGAACCCGTTCTTAGGATTTCGTGCGATTCGTCTATGTTTAGAAGAACAAGAGATTTTCCGTACGCAATTACGTGCACTGCTTCGTGCAAGCACATTTGGAAACTTAAAGATTATGTTCCCAATGATTGCAACGCTAGATGAATTCAGACAAGCAAAAGCCATATTAGAAGAAGAAAAAGAAGCATTAGTGTCAGCTGGCGAAAAAGTTTCTGAAGCTATCGAAGTGGGCATTATGGTTGAAATTCCTTCAACTGCAGTACAAGCTGACCAGTTCGCAAAAGAAGTAGACTTTTTCAGTATTGGAACGAATGATTTAATCCAATATACGATGGCTGCAGATCGAATGAACGAGCGTGTATCTTATTTATACCAACCGTATAATCCAGCGATTTTACGTCTTGTGAAGATGGTGATTGACGCTTCACACCGTGAAGGAAAATGGACAGGTATGTGTGGAGAGATGGCTGGCGATGAACTCGCAATTCCACTACTTTTAGGAATGGGATTGGACGAGTTTTCAATGAGTGCAACATCTATTTTACAAGCACGTTCACAAATTCGCGGGTTGAAGAAGAGCGATATGGCGGCACTTGCCGAAGAAGCACTCCAAATGGGAACTGCCGAAGAAGTCGTTCAAGCAGTTAAAGAGAAATTATCATTAATCTCCCAGTAA
- a CDS encoding phosphocarrier protein HPr: protein MVEKQFTVIDAAGIHARPASVLVSTANKFQSDIHLVHNGKDVNLKSILGVMSLGIGSGAEFSIRATGADAEEALVELEKTLQNEGLAK from the coding sequence ATGGTAGAAAAACAATTTACAGTAATCGATGCGGCAGGAATTCACGCAAGACCGGCATCTGTTTTAGTGAGCACAGCGAACAAATTCCAATCTGATATCCACTTAGTGCATAACGGAAAAGACGTAAACTTGAAATCTATCTTAGGGGTTATGTCACTTGGAATCGGTTCCGGCGCTGAATTTTCCATTCGTGCAACAGGGGCAGACGCAGAAGAGGCGCTAGTCGAGCTCGAAAAAACATTGCAAAATGAAGGACTGGCAAAATAA